In Bradyrhizobium sp. 170, the DNA window ACGCAGTCCACATCGTCTTCTTACTGTCGCTAAAGGAAAAAGATGGTTGCTATCGTCCGTGAATTGCCGGTTTCAGGTTACGCACTCGAAATCGATGGGCGACTCACGACTGAATTTGCGACGAGAGGCGGGGTCAAAACCGGCGCGCGCGAGCTGAAGAAGCGATTTCCCATGCTGCGAGTCGGAATCTATGACGCGCAAAGAGGACGTCGCGTGAGGCTGGGCGATCGATCGCAGCGACGCCACGTGCTGACTTCTTGCTGCTAAAATGGCCTTGAGATCTATATCCAGGCCAGCACGGCAAAGCAGGCCGGTGGCGGCATCGGCACAAAGTTGCCCACCAGAAAGCACCACAACGGACTGGGCCTATCTGCCGATGAGGTGCCGATACGGCCGGGAAGTCCTCTCTTCAGCAAGCTAACACAGATTGTGAGCTCCGGATGTCGCGAGCCACCCGTCGAGTTTTGCGATCGAGAGTTTTCACGAGCCGGGAACCACTCTTCCATTCATCATCGACACCTGCCTGGTATGTGTTTGGCCTCAGGCCGCGGTAATATCACGATTGCGATGACAATCTCATCATCGAGCCTGACCATAGGCTATTCACAAATTCCAGGAAAAGCAGAGTCCCTCGGGCTTCTCTTTCCAGCCTGTTGCACGGCGCATCTTCGCGGCATTGTTCAGCAATAGCGGCCCAGAACCTAAATCGCATGGGAGGAGGGGCTTTCTGTATTAATGGTGCTCGGATGATCCACTAGACAACACGCTATCGCCACGACGGCGATCACTGTGGCGGCGCTTTTTTGGCTTGCGCTATTGGGTATGGGTTCTCATTCCTGGTGGAGCGAGTAGGAATCGAATCTGCAACCAGACCGTTATGAGCGGCAGACTACCGATCAGCTTCGCTGATTTTGCTGCGGTTTCGTCCGCGTTCGATCGCGTTTGTTGCGTTTCAGTGAGGTCATTTCTGGTGCGGATGGCAATTCGCGGTTCGGACGGTGGGCGCTCGCCGCCAGGCATTGCAATTCAATTCCCGCGGGCGCCGGCGGTTCGATTCCGATCGCACTAGTCGCGAACCAGCTGCTGGAATTCTCTTGCGCTTTCATTGCCGCGATCTGCCCCTGGCCGATACCGCCTAGTGCCATAACCATTTGAATTTGTAGAAATTTTTGTCTTCGATTGTTGCCGATACCAACAGAAATACCAACAAGCTGATGCGCCGTATAGCTGGCAAAATAAAACAGCAGGCTCCTTGCAGCAGGGGACGCCCCATGCCGCTCCGGTCTCCACAATCGTCCCAACTGGAATCGAACCCGGCTCGGATCGAAATTGCTGCGGGATCGACCTAACCCAATATCGGGAGGTCAAGGGCGGGTCTTGTCATACGTACCCATCCATTAGCCCCGACGATGTCGAGCGAGACACTTACCTCATAATAGACGACTTCGGCGGTCAACTCGGTGGCGCTTGGCACGAGACTGACGTCGAAAAGCGCTGATCGCGCGACGCTGATCCGCGATATGCTGAACCTCGTGCCAAAAGTCCGGCAACACACTAAACAAGCCGCTGCAGCTCTTGGGCAGCGATACTGGCCCCGGCGGCGACCACTGCGCGCACGGCTTCCGCTCGACCGCGTCGACCCTGCTCAACGAGGAAGGCGTGTTCGACAGCGCTGTAATGGAAGTCCAACTCGCTCACGACACGGAGAAATAAGCGCCAGCGGCGCGACGAGGTGGTGAGGCGCTAGGGCGACAAGGACAAGCCTCGCGGCATCTATAACCTTGCGGCCTATTGGGCCGAGTGCGTGCATTTAATGTAGCATTGGTCGGATCGCCTCGACAGCCTTGCGGCAGTGCGCCCGCCGTCTCACTGCGGAGATAGGCGGACTAGCTCGCTCTCGTTTCGACTCTTGGCAGCGAAGCGTGATATTCATCCACACTGTCGAGGTCGATCAGCGTCTTGCCGCCCATCTTGTACGCCCTGATCCTCTCGTGGGCGATCAGTTCATAAGCCTTGGTCTTTCCAAATTTGCCATAGCGGCAACCCTCCTTGAACTCGACGAGCCGGCGCCGCTTGTTGCTATCATTGTCAAACATGGTTCCTGCACGAGTTTCGATGATCTCCGCCATAATCGGATCAAGCAACGCTGAGCGAGATGGGTATTTCCCTGGTGCCTGAGCTGGCTTGCCAGGAAGGTGCAGCTTTTACTGCTGACTTGTTTCCACGCCATCTGCGCATAGCCCAATTGCTCAGCTTGCGTTTAGCTACATCGCCTACGGCACCAAACAAAGGCTCCCTGATGTCGCCGCTAACTCCTGCGCGCCGTAGCGTACAAATCGGACGGATCGAAAGCGCTAATGAGACCTAGCACCACAAACTGTGGAACAGGAGGTCGGCGGTTCGAGCCCACCCAACTGTGCGAACGAAATCAATAACTTATCGTTCGATCTCCTCAAGCCAACGACCACTAGCTACCGAAGAGACGGCGACGGCAATTCGCAATAAGGTTCGAGTCCTGTTTGCGCACCTCTTCAACCTGATGAAAACTCGCTAGCCCGGGCTCGATCGGAGGCGGCGCGACGTGAACTCTGAAATTGAGAGAAGTTTCCGAGGAGGAGTGATCTCAATCCACTACGGATATATCCAAGGGCTGCTCGATGGGATCGAGTTTAAACAGACCGCCTACTCTCTCGATCGCGATTCCTACTCCAGGCCGCCGGCGAAAGCGCCACGGTAGAAGAAGAGATGCGCCTCGCTGCGTAAGGTTTGCGATCTTTGCTGCCAACTGCTCGACGTTCAATGTCGGCGGCCTGCTGGCCAGAAAAGGAAGGCAACAGGCGGTTGCGATCGAGACGCTTGCCTAACTCTCTCAAACTGGCATCACGGTGAACTACGCGAAACCAGCCATCGGCCGTGTTTCCGAAAGGCTCGATCATGGCAGCGCCCAAGGTGCGAATGGGGCGTCCATCGACATAGAGTTCGGCACGGAGCATGCCCTGATCCGATGCCATTTGGGCTAATAATGCGATCTGGCCGTTCCGAGCGGTGATCCCTTCTCCGGAAGGATCGATTTCCTCGATTGTGAGTATCCTGTGATCAGCAGGACCGTGTACTACGAGGTGTGTTCCCGATTGCATCCCTGAATGTCGTTTAGACGGCCGTCCCATGTCGCCTAACGTCAGGTGTGCCGTGACGGACCGAAGGTGAGGTTGCTCTTCCAACGCTTCGCGCGCGCGATCAAACGTGTCGTTGGCCGCGTAGAGGTACCGCGCACTATGAACCGTTTGCTGATGATTGAGGAATAGGACCGCCTCTTCATCAATATCGATCGGATTGCCAGACCTGAGGCCGTCTCGGTATCGGAACACTCGCTCCTTCTGATCTGCCTCGAGACCCGCCTGTTGAGCGAACTCATAGCGCTTCACAATTGTCGGGCAGTGCAAAGCAATCATATTCTCTGGTGAGATCGGCAGGACGACTAGGTGTTTAGTCCCAGGCTTTGATGGTGCATTCTTATCGCACGATTCGAAGGATGCGCTATGGGACAAGTTTTACACGGCTGCGCCACCACGACGGAGGCAGTCCGTCGAGCAATACAAAATAGTCAAGAGAGCCTGAGGGCGCTCGCCAAGCGCTACGGGATCAACCAGAAGACTGTCGCGAAGTGGAAGGAGCGCGAGACTGTCGCCGATATCCCGACAGGCCCCAGGGATGCCAAGTCGACAGTGCTTTCCATCGAGGAGGAGGCGATCATCGTCGCTTTCCGGCGGCATACGCTATTGCCGCTCGACGATTGCCTCTATGCGCTCCAGCCGACCATCCCGCATCTGACGCGATCATCCCTGCATCGCTGTCTCCAGCGCCACGGCATCAGCCGATTGCCGGAGGTCGAAGGCAGCAAGCCTCCGAAGAAAAAGTTCAAGGCTTACCCGATCGGCTACTTCCACATCGACATTGCTGAGCTCCAGACCGCTGAAGGCAAGCTCTACCTCTACGTCGCCATCGATCGCACCAGCAAGTTCGCCTTCGTGCAACTGGTCAGGAAGACGGGAAGGACCTCCGCCTCGGCCTTCCTCGAAGCTCTGATCGCGGCTGTTCCCTACAAGACCCACACGGTTCTCACCGACAATGGGATCCAGTTCACTTTCCCGCCGCGCTACGCGGATGGCCCGACGGCACGATACGTGACACATATGTTCGATATGCGCTGCCAAGAGAATGGCATCGAACATCGGCTGACCAAGATCAAGCATCCCTGGACCAATGGCCAGGTCGAGCGCATGAACCGCACGATCAAGGAAGCGGCGAAGGGACTGGACGCAGCGCTGCGCGCCACCCATGCCAGGCGCATTCACCTTGCTCCGCTCGATCTTGCCGCCGAACTGCCGCCGCTCGCATTCGGTCCGGCCAGGGTGTGCCGGATGAGCGCGGACAAGCTGCGCGGCGTAGCCGATTCGCTCCGGCTGAGGCGGCTTTATCCGCGTCAGGACTTCGATGCCGAGCGCTTTTCCGAATTCCACTGGCTGATCGTCGAGGAGACCGTGGTGCTCGAGCAGGAGCCGGAGGAGCGCGCGGTCCCGGTCCTGTTCATGGACCTGAGCCAGGACCTGGGGCGGATCGAACCGCATAAGGGGCGGTTCCCGACTGCCTTCGAGGAAGCGCTGTTCTTCCTCCTGCTGGCCCCCTGGGAGAGCTGGTCGACCATGCAGGAAGTCGATTGGCGCGGCTTCCGTGTGCCATGGGTCTACACGATCGACAGTGACATCTTCGTTCGTCCCCGTTCGCCGCTGTCCCCCGACACGCTGAGTTGGGAGGACCGGGTCTACGATGATGGCTATGGCGGGAAATACGAGGAAGAGCGTCCGGTCGAGCTGCACTTGGAGGAGGAGGCGAAGACCGAACTGACAGTGTGGGACCAGAGCCGGTGGGCGACCGTCGAGCAGGCGAAGGGATCGGTTTTGTTCGAGACGCCGATCGCCCACTTCCTCGTCCGCGCGTTCCTGGCCGAGGGCGTGGACGAATTCCTTGCGCACATCACGACGATCGAAGCAGCGCTCGGCTTGCGCGCGGACTATCAGAAGAACTTTCGCATCGCGCCTGACCGCCACAAAGGGATGCGCGCCACAAATAGAATGCGGGGACGGGTGGCCGGCCTGCTGGGCGATCGACGCTCCGCCGACCAATATGAGCAACTCTTCAACATGCGGAGCGCATTCCTGCACGGGCGCGCCATGACGGCCATTTCAACGAAAGAGCGGGTGATGGCGCGGTCATTGGCCCGAGAGGTCGTCGAGGCGCTGATCCTTGCGACGCTCGCGGGACCGATCGGCTCGCGGGAGGACTTCCTCGACGGTCTGCTCGATAAGGGCGCGCCCCTGATCTAGCAGCAACGGACGCGTCCGAGGGGATACCTCGGGCTTGAAAACTGTCAGAAAACCGCGTATATTTCTGACAGGAGAATGGCCATGCAACGGTTAACCGAACAGATTCTTGCGCATGCCGAAGGACTGCCGGAAGGCACGCCCTTGGCGGCTAAGGGCTTGCTTCACCTCGGTAATCGCGCCGCGGTGGATCAGGTCTTGTCGCGGCTGACCGAGCGGGGCCACCTGATCCGGGCCGGTCGGGGCATTTATCTCCGTCCCATCACGAGCCGGTTCGGTACGAGGGCTCCATCAGTCCAGCAGGCGGTCGAGGCGCTCGCCAACCAGCGCGGCGAAGTCATCGTCCCGAGCGGGGCGGCGGCGGCCAACACCCTTGGCCTGACGACCCAGGTGCCGGTTCGGTCGGTCTATCTGACCTCCGGCCGCAGCCGAACGATGAATCTCGGCAAGCAGGTTGTTGAACTTCGTCATGCTCCGCGCTGGCAACTCGCTCTGGCTCATAAGCCGGCTGGCGAGGCAGTGCGGGCGCTGGCCTGGCTCGGGCCGGAGAAGGCAGAAGCCGCATTGAAAATGCTGAAGCGGAAGCTCCCGCCGTCCACCTTCAGCGAACTGGTCGCGGCAGCGCCGCAGCTTCCGACCTGGCTGGCGCGCAGTGTGGGAAAGGCTGCGCATGGCTGACGCCTTTCTCCACCTTCCGGTCGCCGACCGCCGCGAGGCGCTAAGCGTCGCGGCCGATCAGTCGGGACGACCGGCGCACCTTTCCGCACACGATCGGCTCTGACCTCGCGGTTGTCGACACCCCTCGATATCCAATAGTAATAGCTTCCGGCCTTGCCGAAATTGGTCTGCATAAACTCGAGCGACCGGTTACGCATGTCGAGGCCGGTGTGGAGACCGAGGGAGTTCATCTTGGCGCTGGTCGCCGGCCCGATGCCGTGAAACTTGCCAACCGGCAAATTTTCGACGAACGCCGGGCCCATTTCCGGCGTGATGACGTACTGGCCGTTCGGCTTGCGGTAGTCGGAGGCGAGCTTCGCCAGAAACTTTCTGTAGAGATGCCGGCCGAAGCGTTGAGGTCGGTTACTTCCTTGACAGACCACAGCCCGTTTCACTCTATCTCGTCGTGCCGCCATCCGACGTCGTCCGCACAAAACCCCTGATGCGGCTCATCCTCAACCAGATCGGGCGGCGCCTGAACGAGAGCCTGGATCCCGACCGGCGCCGTCAAAAGCTCCTCCTGATGCTCGACGAGTTTGCAGCCCTTGGCCGCCTCGATTTTTTCGAGAGCCAGCTGATGGTGAGCCGCCAAGAGACGTCCCGTCCGCTACTGACGCCTGGCGAAATCATGCAGCTCTCATCGAAAGAGGCGATTGTGATGGTGTCGGGCCTTCACCCGCTGCGTGCCACCAAGGTTCGTTACTATGAGGACCCGCACTTCAGAAGCGAATCTTCAAGCCCGCTAGAACAGGAACAATTCTCTTGTCCTCGCGCCCGGATGAGGACTGGTCGGGGCACCCAACCCCTGCGCCCTCGATCGAACTGCTTGCGCCTAGGCAGCGAAAGCGTGGCGATCCGAATGGGGGGCTGCGGCGCGAGCCAGAATTGCCGCAGCACGAGGAGATCGAAATCAAGGCACCGCTCGCGGAATATGAGTTCGATGCTGGTCCCGATGAGCCCGACGCAGATGCGGTCCAGGCACAAGCGCTAAGCCGCGCAATGCAGGGATTAGCGCGCGCGACCAGCCTCGACCCTGACGATGGCATGGACCTCTGAGTGGGACAAATCGGTGAAAAAGATTCAGCTCAGTGTCTATCTTGATCCGCAGACATTCAGAACCCTTGATGTCTTCGCGGAGCGTCGTGGCCAGCCCAAGTCGCTGGTCGCAGAGGCCGCGATCGCGTCATTTCTTTCGCCTGACGATTCCGACCGACGCGAGGCGGCTATTGCCAAGCGGCTGGATCGGATCGCACGGCTGCTCGAGCGTCTCGAACGCAATGACAGCATCACGCTCGAGACGCTCGCCCTGTTCATTCGCTTCTGGTTAACATCGGTGCCGGCATTACCAGAACAATCCAGTCCAGCCGCTCGCGCCAAAGGCGCCGAACGTTATGATCGATTCGTTGAAGCGCTTGGCCGAAGGCTTTCCAGCGGATCAAGCGTTCTGAAAGAGGTGAGCTTCGATTCGAACGCCGCAATTCCAGAGTAATTCAACAACCGCCGGAGCGGGCGGACGATGCAGGACTACAAGGGAAATTTGCGAGGGTGCTCGCGCCGAGTACATTTCGGCCGCAAACAACGATAGGGCCAAATCGAACGGAGCGAGCTCGTTAGATCGGGACCGACGGCAGATATCTGAGGGGTAGCAGGCCGCATGACATGAATGCTGAAATCTGAAGCGAGTTGAGACGAGGTCCGGCCTCCATCCGAGCTGCCGCTCAATGGAGTAACGCTGCTTGCTTGAGCAAGCGGAAGCCTCTCCAGAGTTCTGGAAGGTCTTCTCAATGGTTGCCCTACCAGTTTTTGCGAGTTGCATCGCAGGTCCTCTGTGTTAGCAATCCACGTTGTACGGTCTTACTGTGCGAACATCCTGTCGAAAAATGCGAGAACGTGCACTGCCCTTCAGCAAACTGATGCGACGTTATCCGTTTACGTCAGATTGCAATCAGGCAACGCCTGAGAGACGGCGGACGCACACGGCCCTGAGTCCAACAGGCCCTGCCGATGTGCTCGAAGAGCCCTCGGTGAGAGTCATCCGTCGTCCTCTACACCAGTTCCAGTGCAACGCTCGACACTCACAATGAGCAGAAGAAGAGAATGAGAAACATCGTCAAGGCAGCCGCCGTACAGATCAGCCCCGTATTGTACAGCCGAGAGGGGACAGTCGAGAAGATCACCAAAAAGATTCGCGAATTAGGCAAGAAGGGGGTGCGTTTCGCCACGTTTCCCGAGACCATCATTCCCTACTACCCGTATTTCTCGTTCGTGCAGCCGCCCTTCACGCTTGCCAAGGAGCATCAAAGGCTGCTTGAGCAATCCCTTATGGTTCCCTCTGCGGAGACGCATGCGATCGGCGATGCAGCCAAGGACGCCCAAATGGTCGTTTCCGTCGGCGCCAACGAGCGGGATGGAGGATCGATCTACAACACTCAGCTCCTGTTCGATGCGGACGGCACGCTGATCCAGCGTCGCCGCAAGATCACCCCTACCTATCATGAGCGGATGGTCTGGGGCCAAGGCGACGGTGCCGGCCTTCGCGCCGTAGACAGCGCCGTTGGCCGTATCGGCCAGCTTGCGTGCTGGGAACATTATCTCCCGCTGGCCAGATACGCCTTGATTGCCGATGGCGAGCAGATCCACTCCGCGATGTACCCCGGCTCGATCTTCGGCCCCCTTTTCTCCCAGCAAACGGAAGTGAGCACCCGACAGCATGCCCTTGAATCGGCCTGCTTCGTCGTCAGCGCAACCGCATGGCTCAACGCCGACCAACAAGCCCAAATTGCCAACGACACGGGCGCTGCTATCGCTCCGATTTCGGGCGGTTGCTTCACGGCTATCGTTGCCCCCGATGGTCAATTGATAGGCGAACCCCTGAAGGAAGGTGAAGGAGAGGTTATTGCCGATCTCGACTTCATCGAAATCGACGGGCGCAAGAGAGTGATGGATGCAAGCGGTCACTACAGTCGCCCTGAACTGATCAGCCTCCTGATCGACCGGACACCTTCTTCGCACGTCCATGAACGGATTGTTCCTCCCAGGAGCGTGGCGACTACCGGCCTTCACCGCGAGGACCGTGCTGCGGGTCCGCTTGAGAGTTAATGGTCCTCCCCGCCCGGGCCGGAGACTGGCGCATCCCGGCTTCGACCCGAACGGCCGGAGATACAGGTAATCGTCCGAGATTCACATGCGCAAAGAGAAAGAGCTAGTTTGCAGCAGGGCCATGCGGGCCGCTCGCATGATCCGGACCGATTCTCTATTGGAGAAATGCCCAGCTGCGGAGCCTCGCCAATGGCCTTCAACCTACAGCGCACCGCGTCACTGCAGCGGCAAGTTCGCTTCAGGTGTTCGAACTGTTGCGCTGACCGCCGCATCGCCCATCCTTGCAGCGCCCCGCCTCGAGATCTGGATGTTGCCTCGATGAGGATACGCTCATATCGGGAGGCCACATCGTCAGCTCGAGACGGCTCGTCACGGCAGGTCTTTCCGAGTGGCGCCCAACGGCGGGGAGATCAGGTCCAGGCGATCCTCGCCGGGGAAGCTGGCGACTGAAGGTGAACGCGCACTCAAGCTACGGTGATCTCCATGCAAGGGCATCCAGCATCCTGCGCAACACGAGCTCCGATTCGGGTTAGGAATTCCACGGAGGACGATAAAACCAGATTACTCGCCGAGAAGGTGCCCACGCTTGCGCTCAACGATCCGGACCCAGCCGCGCGGCTTGAGCACTGGGCCAAAGAATACGCAAAACTGTCCTCGGCCCAGCCTCCAGACGCGATGAAGATTCATAACTGCCGCCGCACGGTGCTCCGGGAGGCGCCCGCACGCTCTCAGTAAACAACCGCAGTTTCAGGGCGCAGTATCCAGGCCTATGCTGGCCGGATGGAGCAATCAGTACTTTTCAGGTGCCCGCGCACGGGCATGAACGTGCAGCACCTGCTGACAGGACTGGAGCAGATCGGTCCCGACACTCATCTGCCGGTCGTTTGTCCGGCATGCTCCTCGGTCCATTTCGTGAATGCCTCCACCGGCAAGCTGCTCGGCGACCGCAGTGCTTCCGAAGTGCGGTGAGGGCGGTCGACGGGTGACATCCGGCATGCTCACTCCGGTTTGAGTGCGCATCCTTTCCCGGTGTAGTTCGTGAATCGTACCTAGAAAATCCAGCGCGTTGGAGGTGTGATGCTTGCTGCCGCTGCAGGCGTCGCAGTCGACCTCGCTGCCGGCGCTCTTCGTCAAGCCTCGCCAGCATCGGAGATGGCGCTCACGGCTGGCACGGTGCGGGGCAGCGGCAGCGTGCGTTGAACATTGCGGCTGGCCGGCGAAGGCTTGCCGAGCTTGGCATCGTATTTCTCGGCCAGCACCAGAAGCCGCTTTCGCGTGAACGGGTCGGCCTTATCGGCCAGATCGCGGGCCCGCTGTGCAAAGGTCCTGTCGAACTCGACATCCATGATGTGCCCCCACTCAACGCTACCAGGATTGCACTTAAGTACATCGACGGCTCCGACGTCAAGGCGGGCGAGCAGGGTGGGCCTTTCGCGGAATGTTCTGGGACGAGCCTGTAGCAGCCGATCTGGCGCAAGTAAGCTCGCCGTCGGCAGGGGCAATTCACATGGCAGTCCTCCATCGGATCCGGAAGCGATGCCCGGAGTGCGGGGGGACCGATGAATCTCCTGGATCGCGAGGACGGGCACAACGAGCGCTACGTCTGCAGCCATAGCAAGGGGGACCCGCTGCGCGATCCAGCCGCCTGCCAGTGCGGCCGACAGTTCCCCTGAGGCCTCTCGACAAGTGAGTGGTCGCACCGGGGCCAGCAGATACGTTTCAAGGGCCGTGAGCCGGGCTCGACGCGCGGCACGCGAACGGTTGTTAATCCTATCGCACGCTGGTGATGCATGCCGGAAATCGGTGAGGCGCAGGTGTATTCGGTCGCGCGCGCATGAGCTGGTGCGCTTCTTATGAGGCGCATCACCCCCACAGGAATAACGCCGGTGCGTCCGCAGGGGTCGTTCGCGACGTCGCGGCGCGAGGGCGCCATCTAGAT includes these proteins:
- a CDS encoding nitrilase-related carbon-nitrogen hydrolase — protein: MRNIVKAAAVQISPVLYSREGTVEKITKKIRELGKKGVRFATFPETIIPYYPYFSFVQPPFTLAKEHQRLLEQSLMVPSAETHAIGDAAKDAQMVVSVGANERDGGSIYNTQLLFDADGTLIQRRRKITPTYHERMVWGQGDGAGLRAVDSAVGRIGQLACWEHYLPLARYALIADGEQIHSAMYPGSIFGPLFSQQTEVSTRQHALESACFVVSATAWLNADQQAQIANDTGAAIAPISGGCFTAIVAPDGQLIGEPLKEGEGEVIADLDFIEIDGRKRVMDASGHYSRPELISLLIDRTPSSHVHERIVPPRSVATTGLHREDRAAGPLES
- a CDS encoding excisionase family DNA-binding protein; the protein is MAEIIETRAGTMFDNDSNKRRRLVEFKEGCRYGKFGKTKAYELIAHERIRAYKMGGKTLIDLDSVDEYHASLPRVETRAS
- a CDS encoding DUF6088 family protein, with product MQRLTEQILAHAEGLPEGTPLAAKGLLHLGNRAAVDQVLSRLTERGHLIRAGRGIYLRPITSRFGTRAPSVQQAVEALANQRGEVIVPSGAAAANTLGLTTQVPVRSVYLTSGRSRTMNLGKQVVELRHAPRWQLALAHKPAGEAVRALAWLGPEKAEAALKMLKRKLPPSTFSELVAAAPQLPTWLARSVGKAAHG
- a CDS encoding CopG family transcriptional regulator; translated protein: MKKIQLSVYLDPQTFRTLDVFAERRGQPKSLVAEAAIASFLSPDDSDRREAAIAKRLDRIARLLERLERNDSITLETLALFIRFWLTSVPALPEQSSPAARAKGAERYDRFVEALGRRLSSGSSVLKEVSFDSNAAIPE